The following coding sequences are from one Planctomycetia bacterium window:
- the cas1 gene encoding CRISPR-associated endonuclease Cas1 produces MTHSADAPAYLPARMLNEFVYCPRLFYYEWVEGVFAHNCETVEGALRHAKLDAREDALTPAEELAPDDCLHSRSVSLSSDIHGLIAKIDLVEAADGVVTPVDYKRGAPRKNVDTGVLEAWDADRVQLAVQALVLRDNGYACREAIIYYVATKQRVWIAIDESLIAQTLQALADARAAAESEEIPPPLVDSPKCPRCSLVGICLPDETWACRVNVDGARHSAQRMLFDTGSPLAAAAGRDGETRRLMSARDDLRPLYLNTQGLYVGKSGNVLKVKQKDKVVQEVRIGETCQVNVFGNIQLSTQAIQTLCENEVPVAFFSMGGWFYGVMQGLGVRNIYLRREQFRLADVPAFCLRLARSLVIGKIKNQRTMLQRNHVEPPSGTIAFLKCMMDDAEHAESFDQLLGLEGIAARAYFERLPGMIKVDASDGSKDRAAPEFNFDFTRRNRRPPRDPVNALLSLAYSVLAKDLTIVCHAVGLDPYLGFYHQPRFGRAALALDLMEPFRPLIADSAVLSAVNTRMVTPRDFIRTGEAVALRPEGRKAFFRAYEQRMDTLVTHPLFGYRVTYRRLLEIQARLLARVLTGEISQYPVFVTR; encoded by the coding sequence GTGACCCATTCCGCCGATGCTCCCGCGTATTTGCCGGCACGGATGCTCAACGAGTTCGTGTACTGTCCGCGGCTTTTCTACTATGAATGGGTCGAGGGGGTCTTCGCCCATAACTGCGAAACGGTCGAAGGCGCGTTGCGACACGCCAAGCTCGACGCGCGGGAAGACGCGCTGACGCCGGCCGAGGAACTCGCGCCTGACGATTGCTTGCATTCCCGTTCGGTCAGCTTGTCGAGTGATATCCACGGCCTGATCGCGAAGATCGACCTGGTCGAGGCGGCCGATGGAGTCGTAACTCCCGTCGATTACAAGCGGGGAGCGCCGCGGAAGAACGTCGACACCGGCGTACTCGAAGCTTGGGACGCCGACCGCGTGCAACTTGCCGTACAGGCGCTCGTGCTCCGCGACAATGGTTATGCATGTCGCGAGGCGATCATTTACTATGTCGCTACCAAGCAGCGCGTGTGGATCGCCATCGACGAGTCGCTAATAGCCCAGACGTTGCAGGCGCTCGCCGACGCGCGGGCCGCGGCCGAATCCGAGGAGATTCCACCACCGCTCGTGGACAGTCCGAAGTGCCCCCGCTGCTCGCTAGTGGGAATCTGCCTTCCGGACGAGACCTGGGCCTGCCGAGTCAACGTCGACGGCGCGCGACATTCAGCGCAGCGCATGTTGTTCGATACGGGGTCACCCCTCGCTGCGGCGGCTGGGCGCGACGGCGAAACCCGTCGCCTCATGTCAGCGCGCGACGACTTGCGGCCGCTGTACCTCAATACGCAAGGACTTTACGTTGGCAAGTCGGGTAACGTGCTCAAGGTGAAGCAGAAGGACAAAGTTGTCCAGGAAGTGCGGATCGGCGAGACCTGTCAAGTGAACGTGTTTGGCAACATCCAGCTTTCCACGCAGGCGATCCAAACGCTTTGCGAAAATGAAGTGCCGGTCGCATTTTTCTCCATGGGAGGCTGGTTTTACGGCGTTATGCAGGGGCTGGGAGTGCGAAACATCTACCTGCGCCGCGAACAGTTTCGCCTGGCCGATGTGCCGGCGTTCTGCCTGCGGCTGGCGCGATCACTGGTCATCGGCAAGATCAAGAATCAACGCACGATGTTGCAAAGGAACCACGTCGAGCCGCCGTCGGGCACTATCGCATTCCTCAAGTGCATGATGGACGACGCCGAACATGCCGAGTCATTCGATCAGTTGCTCGGACTGGAAGGAATTGCGGCGCGGGCCTATTTCGAGCGGCTTCCGGGCATGATCAAAGTCGACGCTTCGGACGGTTCGAAGGATCGCGCAGCGCCGGAGTTCAATTTCGATTTCACGCGTCGTAACCGGCGCCCGCCGCGGGACCCGGTGAACGCGCTCTTGTCGCTGGCCTACAGCGTGCTGGCCAAGGATCTAACAATCGTCTGCCATGCCGTCGGCCTCGATCCTTACCTGGGATTCTATCACCAACCGCGTTTCGGCCGGGCGGCGCTGGCGTTGGACTTGATGGAGCCATTTCGGCCGCTGATCGCCGATTCGGCCGTGCTGTCGGCGGTAAACACGCGGATGGTCACGCCGCGCGACTTTATTCGCACGGGTGAAGCGGTCGCCCTGCGGCCTGAGGGGAGGAAAGCGTTCTTCCGCGCGTATGAACAGCGAATGGACACGCTGGTCACCCATCCGCTGTTCGGCTACCGTGTCACCTATCGACGGCTGCTAGAGATTCAGGCTCGGCTGCTGGCTCGAGTGCTCACAGGCGAGATCAG
- the csb2 gene encoding type I-U CRISPR-associated protein Csb2 codes for MSSYFCLSVRFLQHFAHGRRDGAEPEWPPSPLRAFQALLAAAAGRWNERTELVHAAPALRWLESQAEPQVVAAEGLCSEVKCLTYVPDNTADLLVPAWKRGDVTATVKRAEKVVRPTHLAGDAVHFLYALPHDRAECDGHFPTLKAAARSITHLGWGIDMAVGDASIITADEAASLPGYCWRPAPAGGTPLRVPVEGTLDDLMRKHRDFLNRLPKDGFRPVPPLRAFRVQAYRRGDMPLQRPYRIFELRNLDGTRFRYPQSKFVCIAGMVRHLAIKAMMKAPPRDVPDDWVETYIAGHAKDGAKEHRQLSYLPLPSIGHLHTNPSVRRVILAASPGEEERLDYVARLLAGQPLRPEQEDEFAARGVNDPPLLVPMKGDGVSRRYTESANIWHSFTPVILPGHDDHNPEKTRRLIERTLSQSGIEQPCSFEWSAFSRFSKALSAHKYDKDKKPTGYKRPKHLQTQTAVHLTLRFNDCVNVPGPLVIGAGRHCGFGVMANAGSDVDA; via the coding sequence ATGTCATCGTACTTCTGTCTGTCAGTCCGATTTCTTCAGCACTTCGCTCACGGACGTCGCGATGGCGCTGAGCCGGAGTGGCCGCCATCTCCCCTGCGGGCGTTTCAAGCGTTATTGGCCGCTGCGGCTGGTCGCTGGAACGAGCGAACCGAATTGGTGCACGCTGCGCCCGCGCTGCGCTGGTTGGAAAGCCAAGCGGAACCGCAAGTCGTCGCGGCCGAAGGATTGTGCTCGGAAGTGAAGTGCCTTACGTACGTGCCCGACAACACTGCTGATTTACTCGTGCCCGCCTGGAAACGAGGAGATGTGACCGCCACCGTGAAGCGTGCAGAGAAGGTCGTGCGTCCCACGCATCTCGCCGGCGACGCGGTTCACTTTCTATATGCACTACCGCACGACCGTGCTGAGTGTGACGGCCATTTTCCGACGCTAAAAGCGGCCGCTCGTAGCATTACGCATCTTGGGTGGGGCATCGACATGGCGGTGGGCGATGCCAGTATTATCACCGCTGACGAGGCGGCGAGCCTGCCCGGGTATTGCTGGAGACCGGCGCCAGCGGGCGGAACTCCATTGCGAGTCCCCGTGGAGGGCACGCTGGACGATTTGATGCGCAAACACCGGGATTTTCTCAATCGGCTGCCCAAGGATGGGTTTCGCCCCGTGCCGCCGCTACGGGCGTTTAGAGTCCAAGCCTACCGGCGCGGCGACATGCCGCTGCAACGTCCCTACCGCATTTTTGAGCTTCGCAACCTGGATGGTACGCGCTTTCGTTACCCGCAGAGTAAGTTTGTCTGCATCGCTGGCATGGTTCGTCACCTGGCAATCAAGGCGATGATGAAAGCGCCGCCACGAGACGTCCCGGACGATTGGGTCGAAACCTACATCGCTGGACACGCAAAGGACGGGGCCAAGGAACATCGTCAACTATCCTATTTGCCCCTGCCGTCGATTGGGCACCTGCACACCAACCCCAGCGTTCGACGGGTCATCCTGGCTGCTTCGCCTGGCGAGGAGGAACGGCTAGATTACGTAGCGCGGCTTTTGGCGGGGCAGCCGCTCCGACCGGAGCAGGAGGATGAGTTCGCCGCGCGCGGCGTGAACGATCCGCCGCTGCTGGTACCGATGAAAGGGGACGGAGTGTCGCGGCGCTACACGGAGTCCGCTAACATCTGGCATAGCTTCACTCCCGTCATCCTTCCCGGGCATGATGACCACAACCCGGAAAAAACCCGAAGGTTAATTGAGCGTACGCTATCACAGTCAGGCATCGAACAACCATGCTCGTTCGAGTGGTCCGCGTTTTCACGCTTCTCCAAGGCGCTGTCGGCCCACAAATACGACAAGGACAAGAAGCCGACCGGATACAAGCGCCCTAAACATCTTCAAACCCAAACGGCAGTTCACCTGACGTTGCGATTCAACGACTGCGTGAATGTGCCCGGCCCGCTGGTGATCGGCGCCGGTCGCCACTGCGGGTTTGGAGTGATGGCGAATGCTGGATCTGACGTGGACGCCTAG
- the cas2 gene encoding CRISPR-associated endonuclease Cas2 has protein sequence MRSTYLVCYDIRDDKRLRQVFKVMRDFGDHLQYSIFECQFTAIDLAKCRHVLCEIIKHTEDQVLFVDLGPTEGRGERVITALGQPYSPISAPCVVV, from the coding sequence ATGCGAAGCACTTACCTCGTCTGCTACGACATCCGTGACGACAAGCGGTTACGGCAGGTATTCAAAGTCATGCGGGACTTTGGCGATCACCTGCAGTACTCGATTTTCGAGTGCCAATTCACGGCCATCGATTTGGCCAAGTGCCGGCATGTGCTGTGCGAGATTATCAAGCACACCGAGGACCAGGTGCTGTTCGTCGACTTAGGACCGACCGAAGGCCGCGGCGAGCGCGTGATTACCGCGCTCGGACAACCGTATTCGCCGATCAGCGCGCCGTGCGTTGTCGTCTAG